One region of Corvus hawaiiensis isolate bCorHaw1 chromosome 12, bCorHaw1.pri.cur, whole genome shotgun sequence genomic DNA includes:
- the FCSK gene encoding L-fucose kinase isoform X3 translates to MAAEWSAILLTCRRGHGSVSALQRELEVRRLRGGLGPRPPALLLAVEDPWARLGSGGATLNALLVAAEHLSARAGCTVVTADVLRDARILILHMGRDFSFDDCGRAFTCLPAEEPGAPAEALVCNLDSLLGTMTHRLCVGSPPGVWVCSTDMLLTVPSTPGINWDSFQGVRVIAVPGSPAYARNHGVYLTNEQGLVRDIIYKGTEAQIQQCAGPDGTVPLVCGIVFFSSDAAEQLLATHVIPPLDACTYMGLDSGAPLIQLSLFFDIVLCMAGGMTEEDFVKGGGDTSVRSARSVLWTALRGFPLSMACIPNASYDYMTASASDHIRSLTLLPGSASHLRFCKTAHSHVDQPCLLEDGSSVTNCLLEGAVQLAAGSVIQHCHLQGPLVIGPGCLLSGLDVGSSPALRGHPLRDVVLQGHHIRLRDLPCRVFTLTGRLDDWQIPVEEATYLNVPWAEFFQQTGVREGDLWDAETPRRSRCLLSARLFPVLHAREALGLEDVLWLLGLATVASEQLARWRMAWRMSWQELLPCLDTEAELGARQALFFLQGQCKVRRVLLGRQDSSLLPLARSAVHEGYHEAMLGTLDEVASTASDAGIAARALACIAEVLGCMAQGEGGLRSGPAANREWASAFGRLESGDIAGGVQKLAAERQKWMSRPALLVRAARHYEGAEQILVRKAVMSSCQFITVEQVELPPLGHWVQVVCPARLDLSGGWSDTPPITYEHGGAVVDVAVLVDGCQPIGARVRRIVQPELRLVSLSGTPRSEAVAELVCRELEDLQDYCQPHAPGALLKAAFICTQIVQFPSQTPLRAQLMESYGGGFEVHTWSKLPHGSGLGTSSILAGAAMASLYRAAGKAASTESLIHAVLHLEQRLTTGGGWQDQVGGLVPGIKIGRSKAQLPLRVEVEQILVPDGFIQTLNDHLLLVYTGKTRLARNLLQDVVRNWYARLPSIVQNADALVTCCSLASAWTATGSRRSAWPRAVSRWLLGA, encoded by the exons ATGGCGGCGGAGTGGAGCGCTATTCTCCTCACCTGCCGGCGGGGCCATGGCAGCGTGTCCGCCCTGCAGCGAG agctggaggtgcGGCGGCTGCGGGGCGGGCTGGGCCCGCGCCCCCCCGCGCTGCTTCTGGCCGTGGAGGACCCCTGGGCCCGCCTGGGCAGCGGCGGGGCCACCCTGAACGCTTTGCTGGTGGCGGCCGAGCACCTCAGCGCCCGCGCCGGATGCACG GTGGTGACCGCTGACGTCCTGAGGGACGCCCGCATCCTCATCTTGCACATG GGCCGCGACTTCTCCTTTGACGACTGCGGCCGTGCCTTCACCTGCCTTCCCGCCGAGGAGCCTGGCGCCCCAGCCGAAGCGCTGGTTTGCAACCTGGACAGCCTGCTGGGGACCATGACACACCGG CTCTGTGTGGGCTCCCCACCTGGCGTCTGGGTCTGCAGCACCGACATGCTCCTCACTGTGCCCTCAACACCAG GGATCAACTGGGACAGCTTCCAGGGTGTCCGAGTGATCGCAGTGCCCGGGAGCCCAGCATATGCCAGGAACCATGGGGTCTACCTCACCAATGAGCAG GGGCTGGTACGTGATATCATCTACAAAGGCACGGAGGCCCAGATCCAGCAGTGTGCAGGGCCAGATGGCACCGTCCCCCTG GTCTGTGGgattgttttcttctcctcggatgctgctgagcagcttctGGCCACCCATGTCATCCCTCCTCTGGATGCCTGCACCTACATGGGACTGGACTCGGGGGCTCCACTCATCCAG ctctccctctTCTTCGACATTGTGCTGTGCATGGCAGGGGGGATGACAGAGGAGGATTTTGTGAAGGGTGGTGGTGATACCAGTGTGAGGAGTGCCCGCTCTGTGCTGTGGACAGCTCTCCGTGGCTTCCCTCTTAGCATGG CCTGCATTCCCAATGCATCCTATGACTACATGACCGCCTCTGCGAGCGACCACATCCGCAGCCTGActctcctgcctggctctgccagccACCTCCGCTTCTGCAAGACAGCCCATTCCCACGTGGAT CAGCCCTGTCTCCTGGAGGATGGCTCTTCAGTCACCAACTGCctgctggaaggagctgtgcagctggcagctggcagTGTCATCCAGCACTGTCACCTCCAG GGTCCCCTGGTGATCGgtcctggctgcctcctctcgGGCCTTGACGTGGGCTCCTCACCAGCCCTGCGGGGCCATCCCCTACGTGATGTTGTCCTGCAGGGCCACCACATCCGGCTGCGTGACCTGCCCTGCCGCGTGTTTACTCTCACTGGCCGCCTCGATGACTGGCAG ATCCCTGTGGAAGAGGCCACCTATCTGAACGTGCCCTGGGCTGAGTTTTTCCAACAGACGGGTGTACG GGAAGGGGACCTTTGGGATGCTGAGACGCCACGGAGGAGCCGCTGCCTGCTCAGTGCCCGGCTCTTCCCGGTGCTGCATGCCCGTGAggccctggggctggaggatgtgctgtggctgctgggccTGGCCACAGTGGCCAGTGAGCAGCTGGCACGCTGGCGGATGGCGTGGCGTAtgtcctggcaggagctgctgccctgcctggacACGGAAGCCGAGCTGGGTGCCCGCCAGGCCCTGTTCTTCCTGCAGGGCCAGTGCAAGGTGCGGCGGGTGCTGCTGGGACGCCAGgacagcagcctcctgccacTTGCCCGCAGTGCTGTCCATGAGGGCTACCATGAGGCTATGCTGGGCACACTGGATGAGG ttgCCTCCACAGCCAGCGATGCTGGTATTGCAGCACGGGCACTTGCCTGTATTGCTGAGGTCCTGGGCTGCATGGCACAAGGGGAAGGCGGCTTGCGGAGTGGTCCTGCTGCCAACAGGGAGTGGGCCTCAGCTTTTGGGCGCCTGGAGAGTGGGGACATCGCTGGTGGTGTCCAGAAGCTGGCTGCTGAACGCCAGAAGTGGATGAGCCG GCCGGCTCTGCTGGTGAGAGCAGCTCGGCATTATGAGGGGGCCGAGCAGATCCTCGTCCGGAAGGCAGTGATGTCCTCGTGCCAGTTCATCACCGTGGAACAGGTGGAGCTGCCACCCTTGGGGCACTGGGTGCAGGTGGTATGTCCAGCCCGCCTGGACCTCTCCG GTGGCTGGAGTGACACACCCCCCATCACCTACGAGCACGGGGGGGCTGTAGTGGACGTGGCGGTGCTGGTGGACGGGTGCCAGCCCATTGGTGCCCGGGTGCGGCGCATTGTCCAGCCGGAGCTGCGCCTCGTCAGCCTCAGCGGGACACCACGGAGCgaggcagtggcagagctggtgtgccGGGAGCTGGAAGACTTACAGGATTACTGCCAGCCACATGCACCAG gAGCCCTGCTCAAAGCTGCCTTTATCTGCACCCAAATTGTGCAGTTCCCCTCACAGACACCCTTGAGGGCCCAGCTGATGGAGAGCTACGGGGGTGGCTTTGAGGTGCACACCTGGTCAAAGCTGCCCCACGGGTCTGGCCTCG gcaccagcagcatcctggcaggagcagcgATGGCATCCCTGTACCgggcagcagggaaggctgCCAGCACCGAGTCCCTTATccatgctgtgctgcacctAGAGCAGAGGCTCACAACAG GGGGTGGTTGGCAGGACCAGGTTGGTGGGCTCGTTCCTGGCATCAAAATCGGGAGGTCGAAGGCCCAGCTGCCACTCAGAGTGGAAGTGGAGCAGATTTTGGTCCCTGATGGTTTTATCCAGACCCTGAATGATCACTTGCTGCTGGTGTACACGGGGAAGACTCGCTTGGCCCGCAACCTGCTCCAG GACGTGGTGAGGAACTGGTATGCCAGGCTGCCCTCCATTGTGCAAAATGCTGACGCACTG GTGACCTGCTGCTCCTTGGCAAGTGCCTGGACTGCtactggcagcagaagaagtgCATGGCCCCGGGCTGTGAGCCGCTGGCTGTTGGGCGCATGA